In a single window of the Candidatus Methylomirabilota bacterium genome:
- the glpX gene encoding fructose-bisphosphatase class II, translating to MSGVSTMNGCLGRDLALELVRVTEAAALAAGRWMGRGQKDAGDEAAVHAMRAMLRTVDIAGVVVIGEGEKDEAPMLFNGEAVGTGQGPAVDIAVDPVEGTSLLAHGRPDSIAVIGVAPRGTMWSPGPGFYMNKLVVGREAREAISPQSLTAPVTETLAAIAAAKHKPITDLTVFVLDKPRHAELIGALRTAGARVLTRTDGDVAGALMAATPGSGVDVLMGIGGTPEGVIAACAVRALGGAMLGQLAPQKPGEREAVIEAGLDINRVLTERDLVSSDDVFFAATGITDGLLLHGVRYADSRSTTHSMVMRGKSRTRRMIEAEHGPSNLKSVKLCHEI from the coding sequence GGTGTATCGACGATGAACGGGTGTCTGGGGCGCGATCTTGCCCTGGAGCTGGTCCGTGTGACCGAGGCCGCGGCATTGGCCGCGGGACGGTGGATGGGACGTGGGCAAAAGGATGCGGGCGATGAGGCGGCCGTCCACGCCATGCGGGCGATGCTCAGAACGGTGGATATCGCCGGCGTCGTCGTGATCGGCGAAGGCGAAAAAGACGAGGCGCCCATGCTCTTCAACGGCGAGGCGGTTGGGACCGGTCAGGGACCTGCCGTGGACATAGCGGTAGATCCGGTGGAGGGGACCAGTCTGCTGGCGCATGGTCGACCGGATTCGATCGCCGTCATTGGCGTGGCGCCACGCGGGACGATGTGGTCGCCGGGACCGGGCTTTTACATGAATAAGCTGGTTGTGGGGCGCGAGGCGCGGGAGGCGATCTCACCTCAGAGCCTGACCGCGCCGGTGACCGAGACGTTGGCGGCAATCGCCGCCGCAAAACACAAGCCGATAACGGACCTCACCGTATTTGTGCTGGACAAGCCGAGGCATGCGGAGTTGATCGGCGCGCTACGGACCGCCGGGGCGCGCGTGCTGACACGCACCGACGGCGACGTGGCGGGCGCGCTGATGGCTGCGACCCCCGGCTCCGGGGTGGATGTGCTGATGGGCATCGGCGGGACCCCGGAAGGGGTCATTGCCGCCTGTGCGGTTCGCGCGTTGGGCGGGGCGATGCTGGGCCAACTGGCCCCTCAGAAGCCGGGCGAACGCGAGGCGGTGATCGAGGCGGGCCTCGATATCAACCGGGTGCTGACCGAGCGCGATCTGGTGTCCAGCGATGATGTATTCTTTGCGGCAACCGGCATCACCGATGGGTTGTTGCTGCACGGGGTGCGATATGCCGACAGCCGCTCAACGACCCACTCGATGGTGATGCGCGGCAAGAGTCGGACGAGGCGCATGATTGAGGCCGAGCATGGTCCGAGCAACCTGAAGTCAGTCAAGTTGTGTCACGAGATTTAG
- a CDS encoding ribulose-phosphate 3-epimerase, which produces MTTYTYKIAPSILSADFARLGEEVRAVDEAGADYIHVDVMDNHFVPNLTIGPAVVAAIRPHTTKPMDVHLMIEPVDPIIPDFARSGADIITVHPEATRHLDRTIQLIKSLGCRAGASLNPASPIAWLDYVLEGLDLVLVMSVNPGFGGQGFIEYVLPKITAIRGRIDAVGKAIDLEVDGGVKVDNIRRIAEAGADTFVAGSAVFGTPDYVATIARFRAALSSARIVC; this is translated from the coding sequence GTGACCACGTACACCTATAAGATCGCCCCGTCAATCCTGTCCGCCGACTTCGCCCGGCTGGGCGAAGAGGTGCGCGCCGTGGATGAGGCCGGCGCCGACTATATCCACGTCGATGTGATGGACAATCACTTCGTCCCGAACCTCACCATCGGACCGGCTGTCGTCGCCGCCATCCGCCCTCATACGACGAAGCCGATGGATGTCCACCTGATGATCGAGCCGGTGGATCCCATCATTCCCGACTTCGCAAGGAGTGGGGCCGATATCATTACGGTCCATCCGGAGGCGACCCGCCATCTGGATCGGACCATCCAACTGATCAAGAGCCTCGGTTGTCGCGCGGGGGCCTCCCTCAATCCGGCGAGCCCCATCGCCTGGCTGGACTATGTGCTGGAAGGACTGGATCTGGTGCTGGTCATGAGCGTGAACCCCGGTTTCGGCGGTCAAGGCTTCATCGAGTATGTTTTGCCGAAGATCACAGCGATTCGTGGGCGCATCGACGCTGTCGGGAAGGCGATTGACCTGGAGGTGGACGGCGGCGTCAAGGTGGACAACATCCGCCGTATCGCCGAGGCTGGGGCCGATACCTTTGTCGCAGGCTCTGCTGTATTCGGGACCCCGGACTATGTCGCCACCATCGCCCGATTTCGAGCCGCCCTGAGTAGTGCGAGAATTGTGTGCTGA
- a CDS encoding cellulase, producing the protein MVSCAASVSDPQADTTPVTELIAKTWQGFRQRFIDADGRVFRPHNRGDTVSEGQAYALLIASLLDDRPTFDRVMRWTHTHLSRQRHAGDHLLAWHWQPGRGVVDWNSASDADIDYALALIIAAHRWHDPRYAQAARPILNDLLSLNTKVVDGRRYLLPGNWGQDNDRTIINPSYLSPAHFRVFFACTGDARWNDLIDSSYHLIDTASRRLAGLSGVGLMPDWLRIAPDGSLTRAEGFSNRFGWDAVRTPWRLGMDALWFGEDRARRYLARLSGFYAGEWRRLDGRFFAEYSYEGRPIVEYEHTASYAMSLAALVVTDSLILEGVWDRLRSRFNDKAQLFEATDDYYANSLALLGLILYREAQQPTIDLKTLRCR; encoded by the coding sequence CTGGTATCGTGCGCAGCCTCGGTCTCCGACCCCCAGGCCGACACGACTCCAGTAACCGAGCTGATCGCCAAAACGTGGCAGGGGTTCCGCCAGCGGTTTATCGACGCCGATGGGCGTGTCTTTCGTCCGCACAACAGGGGGGACACCGTGTCCGAGGGGCAGGCGTACGCGCTGCTCATCGCCTCACTGCTGGACGATCGGCCGACGTTCGACAGGGTGATGCGCTGGACCCACACGCATCTATCGCGTCAGAGGCACGCCGGCGACCATCTGCTGGCCTGGCACTGGCAACCGGGCCGGGGGGTCGTCGACTGGAACAGCGCCTCTGATGCCGACATCGACTATGCGCTGGCGCTGATCATCGCCGCTCACCGCTGGCACGACCCGCGCTATGCCCAGGCGGCACGACCGATCCTGAACGATCTGCTCAGCCTGAATACCAAGGTGGTGGATGGCCGAAGGTATCTGCTGCCGGGCAACTGGGGACAGGACAACGACCGCACCATCATCAACCCGTCTTATCTGTCTCCGGCGCACTTTCGCGTCTTCTTCGCCTGTACGGGGGATGCCCGTTGGAACGACCTCATCGACAGCAGCTATCACCTGATCGATACGGCCTCACGACGCTTGGCCGGATTATCGGGGGTCGGCCTGATGCCGGACTGGCTGCGCATCGCGCCGGACGGTTCATTGACACGGGCCGAAGGGTTCTCGAATCGATTCGGGTGGGATGCCGTTCGAACCCCGTGGCGACTCGGAATGGACGCCCTGTGGTTCGGCGAAGATCGGGCGAGGCGATACCTCGCGCGCCTGAGTGGATTTTACGCCGGGGAATGGCGAAGACTGGATGGTCGGTTCTTCGCGGAATATAGCTATGAGGGCCGACCGATTGTGGAGTATGAGCACACGGCGAGCTACGCGATGAGCCTGGCAGCGTTGGTAGTGACCGACAGTCTGATCCTGGAGGGTGTATGGGATAGGCTGCGCAGTCGGTTCAACGACAAGGCGCAGCTCTTTGAGGCAACCGACGATTACTACGCCAACAGCCTCGCCCTGCTGGGGCTTATCCTGTACCGCGAGGCGCAGCAACCGACCATCGATCTTAAGACGCTCCGTTGCCGATGA
- a CDS encoding peptidase M48 family protein — protein MFPIRLKWLAASCLVLLVCLGMTACQTVPITGRSQLLLLSEADEMQMGIQSYQEVVKKSKLSTDPAANDLVKRVGTRIAAATGRTDFPWEFVVIEDRQANAFALPGGKVAVYTGILPITKDEAGLAAVLGHEVAHAVARHGAERMSQGLLVQVGLAGTMAALSKRDPQTLQTVGALLGAGAAVGLMLPWSRSQESEADHLGLIYMAKAGYDPRAARDLWIRMAEASKGHDRPPEFLSTHPSESARIKQIEAWIPEASQYYRPVPSTR, from the coding sequence ATGTTTCCCATTCGATTAAAATGGCTGGCCGCTTCCTGCCTCGTCCTCCTTGTCTGCCTCGGCATGACCGCGTGTCAGACGGTTCCCATCACCGGTCGGTCCCAGCTCCTGCTGCTTTCTGAAGCCGATGAAATGCAGATGGGCATCCAATCCTACCAGGAGGTTGTCAAGAAATCCAAGCTTTCAACCGATCCCGCGGCCAACGATCTGGTCAAACGGGTGGGAACTCGCATTGCGGCGGCTACCGGTCGGACGGATTTTCCATGGGAGTTTGTGGTCATCGAGGATCGGCAGGCCAATGCGTTTGCGCTGCCGGGCGGCAAGGTGGCCGTCTACACCGGTATCCTGCCGATCACGAAGGATGAGGCTGGGCTGGCGGCGGTGCTTGGGCATGAGGTCGCTCATGCCGTTGCGCGACACGGCGCCGAACGGATGAGCCAAGGTCTGCTGGTGCAGGTGGGATTGGCCGGCACCATGGCGGCGCTCTCGAAACGCGACCCGCAGACCCTGCAGACGGTGGGCGCCTTGTTGGGCGCCGGTGCGGCGGTGGGTCTGATGCTGCCCTGGAGTCGCTCGCAGGAATCGGAGGCCGACCATCTGGGGCTCATCTATATGGCCAAGGCCGGGTATGATCCGCGCGCTGCCCGCGATCTGTGGATTCGTATGGCCGAGGCCTCCAAGGGCCATGACCGTCCCCCGGAGTTTCTCTCGACCCACCCGTCGGAGTCGGCCCGTATCAAGCAGATCGAGGCCTGGATCCCCGAGGCGTCACAGTATTACCGCCCGGTGCCGAGCACGCGATAG
- a CDS encoding fructose-bisphosphate aldolase class II: MALVSMRQLLDHAAEHGYGVPAFNVNNMEQIQAIMEAAHETDSPVIMQASAGARKYAGEPFLRHLFLAASEMYPDIPVVVHQDHGASPAVCIASIRSGFSSVMMDGSLLADGKTPSSYEYNVATTAHIVEVAHAIGVSVEGELGCLGSLETGTGEKEDSHGAEGTLSRDQLLTDPEQAARFVKATKVDALAIAIGTSHGAYKFSQKPKGDVLVMERVKEIHARIPDTHLVMHGSSSVPQEWLQVIREFGGDMPTTYGVPIEEIQLGIKHGVRKVNIDTDLRLAATGAIRRDLAQNRKNFDPRKFLTAATKGMREICKLRYEQLGSAGHASKIRLISLDDMARRYAKGELDPRVN; this comes from the coding sequence ATGGCACTCGTTTCGATGCGACAGCTCCTTGATCACGCCGCCGAGCACGGGTATGGCGTTCCTGCCTTTAATGTGAACAACATGGAACAGATTCAGGCCATCATGGAGGCGGCCCACGAGACGGATAGTCCCGTGATTATGCAGGCCTCCGCCGGCGCCCGCAAGTATGCCGGTGAACCGTTCCTCCGCCATCTGTTTCTGGCGGCGTCGGAGATGTATCCCGATATTCCGGTGGTGGTCCACCAGGATCACGGCGCATCTCCAGCGGTCTGCATCGCATCGATCCGCTCCGGGTTCAGCAGCGTCATGATGGACGGCTCGCTCCTGGCTGACGGCAAGACCCCGTCGTCGTATGAGTACAATGTCGCGACAACGGCGCATATTGTTGAGGTGGCCCACGCGATCGGGGTATCGGTGGAAGGAGAGCTCGGTTGCCTCGGATCTCTTGAAACCGGAACCGGCGAGAAGGAAGACAGCCATGGGGCCGAGGGGACGCTCTCGCGGGATCAACTCCTGACCGACCCCGAGCAGGCCGCCCGGTTCGTCAAGGCTACAAAGGTGGATGCTCTGGCCATTGCCATCGGCACCAGTCACGGCGCCTATAAATTTTCCCAGAAGCCGAAGGGCGACGTCCTGGTGATGGAGCGGGTCAAAGAGATCCACGCCCGCATCCCGGACACCCACCTGGTCATGCACGGCTCCTCCAGCGTACCCCAGGAGTGGCTGCAGGTCATTCGGGAGTTCGGGGGCGACATGCCGACGACCTATGGGGTGCCGATCGAGGAGATCCAACTCGGGATCAAGCACGGTGTACGGAAGGTCAATATCGACACCGATCTGCGCCTGGCCGCTACCGGCGCCATCCGACGGGATCTGGCGCAAAATAGAAAGAATTTTGATCCGCGTAAGTTCCTGACGGCGGCTACCAAGGGGATGCGAGAGATCTGCAAACTGCGCTATGAGCAGTTGGGGAGCGCCGGCCATGCGAGCAAGATCCGCCTGATCTCTCTGGATGATATGGCCCGCCGCTACGCAAAGGGCGAACTTGATCCGCGTGTCAACTAG